The Stigmatella aurantiaca DW4/3-1 genome contains the following window.
GCTCCGTATGATGGTTCCCGGCAAGATCTGGATGGAATGCCTGAAGATGTGCGCCAAGAGAGAGCCTCGCTCTTGGGCTTGCATGCCGGACTCGTCTGCTCTTTGAACTTATTTATCTTCTTTTAGGCGGAAAGTATTCTTTTGCCCATACTGGTTGGTCTTGGGATTTGCGAGATTCATGGGGTCTTGCTCTGGCTCGTCGTAGGAGATCCACTATCCCCCCTCAAGCGTGTCCTGTGAGACAATCTTGAGGGAGGTGTACCCTGCGAATGAGCCGTCGAACCAGTTAAACCGCCCCAAAAGGCTGTCGCCAATCAGGGAAAAGTCATGGTATTCGCCTGTTGGTTTATCGATGAATGCGCCCCCCGGCATACCCATCGGTGCCGCCCCTGTCATTGCCTGGCTCTTCAGTTGCCGGGTTGAGCACAGCAGCGTGTCGTCTCATGGCTTGGGTTCGCGAAGGGTCCAGGAGAGCACCCGCCCATCCAAGCCGACCACGAAGAGCTGATCTCCGAGCAGCACCGGCTCCGTGCGCAGTGGCGTATCCGCCTGAAGCGAGAAGAGAGGGGTCATCTCCCGTTCGTTCAGGACGAGCAGTTGCCCCTGTGGGCCGCTGGTGGGGATGAGCAGCCGCTCGCCCCAGATGGCCAGCCGCGTCACGAGTGGGGCAGGCAGGTCCGTGCTGGAGAGTGTCTCTCCCGTGGAGGGAGAGAGCGCGAGGAGCTGAGTGGGTTCCGCCCCCACCCAGACCTTTCCCAGGGCCACCGTCGGGGGGCTGGTGAGCAGGGAGGCGGGTTGCTTCTCCCAGCGAAGGGTTCCATCCAACGCGTTCAGCGCGGCCACACGGCCGGTTCGGGTGGTGACGTAGAGCGTCTCCGCCTCCCGGGCCAGTCCCAGGACCTGCGCCATGGGGCGCCGCCATCTCGGGGTGCCGTCCTCCGTGGCGAATGCCACCAGGCCTGAGTCTCCTTGCGCCACCACCAGGGTTCCTTCCGCGAGGACTGGTGGCGGCAGCCGGAGGGAAGGCTGGGAAGGAGGCGTTTCCCGCTTGGGGGCTGGCCGTCTCCACCGCACCTGGCCTGTGTCCAGTGCATGGGCGCGGACGGCGCCCTCGGAATCCAGGACGTAGACGGAGGCTTCGTCCGCCACCAAGTCCGTGAGGATGGGAGGCTCGCCGGTGACGCGCCATCGCTCCTGGGCCGTCTTCGTCTCCAGGCGTACCAGCTCTCCGCCCGTTGTTCCGGCAATCACTGTGTTTCCAGACCTCACGGGCCGCGACGCGATCTCCTGGGCGAACTTCAGCCGCCAGCCGGGTCTGCCCGTGCGGTCCAACCGGAGGAGCGCACCCGTTTCGGTGCCCACCACAACACTGTCCTCCAAGGCCACCAGCCCCGAGCGCGAGGAGGCGTGGGGGGAGAACTCGAAGCGCTGCTCGGCGGGGCGCTGGCAGCCCGCTGTTCCTGTCACCAGGAGCACGAGCCACAGGAGGGTGCATGGACAGGCGCGCGGCAGCATGGTTTGAGGGAATGCATCTTCCGGCCCTCTTGAGGGTTGGCAAGCAAGGAACTGTGAACATGGCTTCCATTCGTGACGACGAGCTGCCCAACGCCACGGGAATTCCTTCGGCTGCACGGCGAACCGACATCTCCCCACCTCCCGCGCTGGAGGTCACCGAGGAGTTGCTCCACGCGTTGCCCAAGACGGATCTGCACTGCCACCTCGATGGCTCCATGCGGCTGAAGACCATCCTGGAGCTGGCCGAGCAGCAGAAAGTGAAACTCCTCGCGGACACCGAGGACGGTCTGGCCCAGGCGATCCACATGGGCCAGGTGTGCAAGAGCCTCGATGAGTACCTCGTGGCCTTCGATGTCACCCTGTCCGTCTTGCAGACCGCCGAGGCGCTCTACCGCTCCGCCTACGAACTGGCGGTGGACGCGGCGGCCGAGAACGTGCGCTACCTGGAGGTGCGCTACTCGCCCGCCCTGCACCTGCAGAAGGGGCTGAAGATGACCACGGTCATCGACTCGGTGCTCGAGGGGCTGCGCGCGGCCAAGCGTGAGACGGGCATCAAGTACGGCGTCATCGTCTGCGGCATCCGCCACATCAACCCGCAGACGTCCATGCGGCTGGCGGAGCTGAGCGTCGCCTACAAGAACCGGGGCGTCATCGGCTTCGACCTGGCGGGCGCCGAGGCGAGCTTCCCCGCGAAGGACCACAAGGACGCCTTCCAGCTCATCCTCAAGAACAACGTCAACTGCACGGCGCACGCCGGTGAGGCGTTCGGTCCCGAGTCCATTTCGCAGGCCATCCATTACCTAGGGGCTCACCGCATCGGCCATGGCACGCGGCTTCGGGAGGACGGGGACCTGCTCAACTACGTGAACGATCACCGCATCCCGCTGGAGGTCTGCCCGACGTCCAACGTGCAGACCGGAGCGGTGACGAGCCTCGCCGCGCACCCGCTGAAGTTCTATTTCGACTATGGCCTCCGGGTGACCATCAACACCGACAACCGGCTCATCACCGATACCACCGTGACGAAGGAGCTGTGGGTCGCGCACAAGGAACTGGGGCTGTCGCTCGAGGACCTCACCACCATCCTCGTCTCTGGCTTCAAGAGCGCCTTCCTCCCGTTCCGGGAGAAGCAGGATCTGTTGCGCAGCGTGAACCAGGAGATCGCCACCACCCTCGCGGCGTTCGAGACCCGGCCGAAGATGGTGAGACAGCCCGCCTGAGAGACCCTCATGGACCTCGAACTCGCTGGGAAGGTGGTGCTCGTCACGGGAGGCTCGGAGGGGCTTGGCGCGGCCGTGTGTGCACGGCTCGTTCGTGAGGGGGCGCACGTGGCGCTCTGTGCCCGGAATGCGCAGCGGCTGGAAGCCACTGCCGCCACCTTGCGTTCCCAGGGAGGGCAGGTGTTCGCCCTGCCCACGGACGTGACAAGCCCGGCGGAGCTGGAGCGTTTCGTCGAAGCGGCCCACGCGCGCTGGGGCCGGGTGGATGCGCTGGTGAACAACGCGGGCTCCGCGGCGGCAGGTCCCTTCAGCACGCTGAGCGATGCCCAGTGGGAGGAGGATCTCCAACTCAAGCTGTTCGCCGCGGTGCGGGCGGCCCGGCTGATCGTGCCGCACCTTCGCGCGGTGGGGGGCGGCGCCATCCTCAACGTGCTCTCCATCCGGGCGAAGGCCCCAGGCGCTCAGTCCATGCCCTCCTCGGTGACACGGGCGGCGGGAATGGCGCTCATGAAGGCCCTTTCCAAAGAGCTGGGGCCCGACCGGATCCGGGTGAATGCCTTGCTCGTGGGAATGATCGAGAGTGGCCAGTGGGCCCGCCGGGCCGAGGCCTCGGGCAAGTCCCCGGCGGAACTCTACGCCCAGATGAGCCGTGATGCGGGGGTGCCCCTGGGACGCATCGGACGGGCCGAGGAGTTCGCCGATGCCGCTGCTTTTCTCCTCTCGTCCCGGGCGTCCTACATCAGCGGGACGGCCCTCAACGTGGATGGAGGGCTGTCTCCGGTGGTGTGAGCTGGGCGGTCAACGCGCCTGGGGGGATCGTGGCACGAGGAAGAGCAGTCGGCCCTTCTGCTTCATCATGCCGGCCGCCAGCTCCGCCTCGGGTCCTCGGCCCCAGAAGACATCCACCCGCCCCGCCCCTCGGATGGCGCCGCCCGTGTCCTGGTTGAGGACGAACCGGGACAGCGGCTTCCACGTCACCTGTCCGTCCGCTGTGGCCACGGGCCGATCAGTTTGGATGTAGGCCAGCGCACCGCGCGGAAACAGCCGTGCATCCGTGGCGATGGAGCGGCCCGGCGTCACCGGCCGACCGAGGGAGCCAACCGATGCCCCCTCCAGGAACCGGAAGAACACGTAGGACTCATTGAAGTCGAGCACGCGGGTGCACTGGGCGGGGTTCAGGGCAAGCCACGTGCGCAGCGCCTGCATTGACATGGCCTCACGCGGAATGGTTCCTTCCTGGATGAGGAGCGAGCCAATGCTCCGGTAGGGCCGTCCGTTGGAGGCGGCATAGCCGACGCGCCGCTCTGTCCCGTCCGGCAGGCGCAGGATGCCGCTGCCCTGAACCTCCAGGAAGAAGAGCGCCACCGCATCCTTCGCCCAGGCCAGCTCCAGCTTCTGGCCCGCCAGCTTGCCTCCGCGGATCTCCGCCCGGGTCCAGTAGGGAACCACTCTCCGCCCATCGAGCCGTCCGAAGAGACGCTCCGCCTTGAAGCGCTCGGCGAACGGCTCGAGGGGAATCTCCAGCAGATCGCCCGGGGGACCGTGGATGGGCGTCGTGTACTCGCCCGTCTGGCTCAGGCTGGCTTCGATGAGGGGCTCATAGTAGCCGGTGAAGAGCACCGTGCCGTCCTCGCCTCCCGCGGCCTCCATCCACTCGAAGTCTTCGAGCACACGCCGCGTGAGCTCCGCCGGGCTCAGGCCCGTGGTGATGCGGGCGCTCAGCCGCTCCAGGGCGCTCCGCATCTCGGCGGCGGTGACGGTGCGCTGTCCGAACACGAAGCGCTGCTCCGCGGATTGGGCCTTGAGCCAGCTCAGGCTCTGGGCAATCGCTGTCCGGAGTGTCTCGGCATCGCCATCGTCGCTGAGCTCCAGCGGGTGCGAGACCGGGACGAGCGCCTCCTCGGGGCGGGTGACGGGGGGGCGGGCCGCGCGTGAGCAACCCGTGGCCAGCAACAGCAGACACGTCGCCCATGAGAGGGCGGGAAGAAGGCGCATGCTCAGGGTCTATCGCGCACCAGTCTTGGCACGTGCAAGCCCGGGAAACACCTGCTCGGCGCCCAGCCCCGCCCCCACTCCCAGCGCGAAGGCCAGCACGAGCATCAGGAAGGTTCCCAGCCTTGAGCGGGAGGGGGCCTGCCGGGGTTGGGCCTGGGCGGGGGCCGTGTCTTGCTCGTCCGGGATGAGCACCAGGACCTTGATGCCGCCGTAGAAGAGGGTGTCCACCAGCTCGGTGAAGAACCGCTCGTACTCTTCCGCGCTGATGTCCATCGCCCGGCCGTAGCGGCTCTGGTGGCGTCTGGCCACTGCGGCGTGGTTGCGGAGCTGGGACTCCATCTTCGACACATCCACCCAGCCGCAGACGATCGCGGGAGCGGATTCCATGTTCGAGACGAGAGAGATGGGCTGCCGGGCCAGGATGCCGCCCCCTGTGCTGGGGCCATCCGGCTCGTCGATGCGCAGCCGGTAAGCGGGCGCCCCATAGCTCCTCCGCGAGAAGGTGGCCCTGACGAGATCCGCGATCACCGCGGCCTTGTTCGCGAACGCCGTGCGCAGTTCCTCTCCCGGGGGCGGTGGGCCCAAGGAGGTGGTGCTGGCCGCCGTGATGACGCCGCTTGGCGGGGAGGCCGCACCCGGTCTGTAGTCCGCTTGGGTGATGACGGGCAGCGGGCTGTGAAGGTCCAAGGGAGGCGGCTTGGCGGCCGACTGGGGAGGAATCTCCAGAGGGGGGAGGGTGTAGGGTCCGGTGGCCAGGGGATCCGCTTCCTTCTGGGCGTCCCAGGGCAGGGCAGGGGCATCCAGCGCCCGGCGGGACCCCGTCTTCCGGCGGATGGGCCGGGTGGCATCCTCATTGGGGAGGGGCGTGATGGGGCCGCGCTTCTGGGGAACCGGGGGGGTTGCATCCTCCTCGGGCTCCTCCCAGGCGGGCGGGGGGGGCGCGTTCTTGGCGATGAGCCGGGTGGAGTCGTCCGGGGCGTTCCAGGAAGACTCTTCCTGGATGGGCTGCTCGTCCTCCTCCAGGGGCCGGAGGCGCGTCTCTTCGGTGGACACCACAGGGGGCCGGGGCTCTCGGTGTTTGCTCGCCATTTTCCTCCCCTTCCATCACAGGTCTCAGCGCGCCGCTTCTATCCTTTTCATGGAGTGTCCTGAGAGTCGATAGGCAAGGACACGGAGAAGCGGGTTCCCTGTCCGGGACCGGCGCTCGAGGCTTGAATCGTCCCTCCGTGACGCTCGACGATCTCCCGGCAGATGGCCAGGCCGAGCCCCAGTCCCCCGGCGTAGTGCTGGGCTGCGTTCCGGGCGCGGTAGAACGGGGTGAACAGGCTCGGCAGGCTTTCGGCGGGCACGCCGATTCCCTGGTCCTTCACCTCGATGAGGGCCCGGTCCGCCGTGGAGCCGATGCAAACCTGAATCGGCGCATCCGGCGGAGAGTAGCGCGCCGCGTTTTCAATCAAGTTGGTCAGGAGCTGGTCGAGGCGCTGCTCGTCCCAGACGCCGAGCAGCGGACCCTCGGGCAACTCGAGCTGGATGGGAGCACTCCGCTCGCGGCTGGAGTGCTGGATGCGGTCGGCCACCTCCCGTGCCAGCGCCGTCAGGTCCATGGACGCGCGCCTCATGGCCAGGCGTCCTCCCTGGATGCGGGCCATGTCCAGCATGTCCGAGACGAGCCGCGTGAGGCGGTCCACCTGCCGCCGCAGGCGCTCGAGCGTGGAGCGCTGCCGCTCCAAGGGGAGCACCTGATTCTCGTCGGATTGCCGCAGCAGCAGCTCGACGGTCGCCTTGAGGGGCGTCAACGGGGTGCGAAGCTCATGGCTGGCCATGGACAGGAACTGATCCCGGAGGGTGATGGCCTCGCGCAGCTCCTTCTGCGTCTGTTCGATCCGGGCCGCCATTTCGTTGAAGCCCGCCGTGAGCTGCGCGACCTCGTCATCTCCCCGCGCGGGAACGGGCTGCCCGAGCGACAGCGTCTTGAGCGCGGCGAAGCCATCCCGGAGGGCCTCCAGGCGCTGGGCCACGTCCTGGCCGACCCACCGGGACAGCAGGAGCGCGATGGCCCCCGCCAGCAGCGCCACCGCCACGACGATGGCACTCAGCCGTGTCACGGGTGCGAAGGCCTGGCGCAGGCGCGAAACCACCACCACCGTCCAGGGGGTGTCCGGCACCTGGGCGTGGGCGATGAGGAGCCGCTGCCCGGAGGCATCGAACGTCTCGAGGATGCCTTCATCCGTCGAGAGGGCGCCTTCTTTCACGAAGGAGAGAATGGGAGCGCGCGTGAGGACCTCGCCGTGCTCTGTTTCCCGCAGCAGGCGCCCATCCCGCTTGTCGAAGATTTCGACGTGGTAGCTCCGCGAGGTGAGGGTCGCCTGGTGTCCCAACCGCAGCAGGGAGACCCCTCCCACGAAGACACTGGGGTCTTGACCCCCCGCAGGCACCTGGGAGGAGAACACCACGGCGGGGATTCCCGCGGCATTGAGGAATGGCTCGGACAGGTACACCTGGTTCGAGGCCTTCGCTCCCTGGAAATAATCCCGGTGCGAGAAGTTGCCCTGCACGGGACCGGTCTTGGGCGAAGACAGCACCACATCGCCTCGGCCATCCAGCATCCAGACCTCATCGAACTGTCCAGAGGACCGTTCGAGCAGCTCGAAGCGCTTGTACAGGGCGGCTTTCTCCCTGGACCTCGCCCAATCTTGCAGCGAGGGATCCTGAACCTGGAGGGACACCAGGGCGCGGGCCATCGACGCGCTCTGCTCCAGCCAGGCGGCCTCGGCCAGGACCGCCTGTTGCGCCTTGCCGCGCAGCTCGCGCTCGATCGCCTTCTGGGCGAGCACCGAAGCCAGGGCCCCCACGGCGATGATGGGCAGGACCGAGGCGAACGCCATGCCGCGGAACAGCCGCCAGCGAACCCCTGAGGGCTGGGGTTGACGCCTCAGAAAGACGAGCAGCAAGCAGGCCAGTGACAGGACCATGTAGAGTTCCATCCCCGTCCAGGAACTCGCGGCGCCCAGGATAACCGCCAGGATCGCGAACAAGGCGCAGAGCACGCCGATGGCGAGCCGGTCCAAGGTGGGTTGGCGGCGCAGCCGGCCCACGGCGAGCAGGCCGCCGGAGCCCAGGAAGAGCAGGGCCACGGGGAGGGTCACTTGCTTGAGCCCCGCGCTGAGGGTGGGGCTGGTCTGGGAAGGGCCGAGCAGCAGGAGCACGCCAAACGACAGGGCCACCGCGGTCAAGAACCCTGGCATCAAGGGGCGTTCCCGCCATCGGGGAAGCGACTCCATGATGAGGCAGGCCGACATCAAGGGATAGAGGATGCCCCCGGTCAGCCCGCGGAAGATGACGGACGCGGTCCACCAGTAGATCGCCAGCGGCGCCAGGAACAAGGCTCGCCCGAGCCAGCCGAACCAGGCAGGCCAGTCGCTGTAGAGCATGGCGGCGATCATCATCGCCGAGCCCACGAGGAACGCGACGCCGAGCAGCCGGATAGAGGGGTAGATGGGCTGGAAGACCCGCGCGCCGAACTCGTAGGGCACGTACACCATCGTGATACCGACGAGCAGCCCGAACGCAGCCGCGACTTGATCGACACGGACTCGAATCAAAGGGGAAAGTTCCCGGGGCTTAGCGTCCATCGGAAAGGCGAGGGCAATCAGAATGACAAGGAAGCGCGGGAGATTCCAACGAGAACAGTCCCTCGCGCCCAATCCGCGGTGAAAGGGGAGGGGACGCGTGGGGCGCCCCCAGGCGGAGCGAGGCTGTGGTAATTCCTGGCGCCCAGCGCGCCCTGCGGGTGGAATCGCGCCGGTACGGGCCTGGTGCCCAGAACGAAGCTCACGCCGATCATTTCAAGGGAGGGAAGATGGAAGACACGTCTGGAACGCAGGGACCACCGAGCGGTGATGCCCGGGAGAAGGTGAACCTGCCCGCGATCTTGTTGATGGTCGCCGGAGGCGTCGGGATCGCCTTTGCCTTGCTGGGGGCCGTGCAGTCGCTCACGGGGGGCAGCGCCGCGCAGATGGAGCAGATCCTGAGCGACCCGAACATTCCCGAGGGGGTCAAGACGTTCGCCACGGCTTCGAGCAAGGGCGGCATCTTCGTCAACCTGCTCAGCCTGGCCCTCAACGGCTTGGTCTTCTTCGGCGCCTTGAAGATGAAGAAGCTGGAGAACTACGGGCTGGCGATGGCGGCGTCCATCATCGCCATCATTCCGTGCTTCGGGTGTTACTGCATCGGCATCCCGGTGGGCATCTGGTCGATCGTCACGCTCATCAAGCCCGAAGTGAAGAGTGCCTTCCGGCCCAGCTAGCACCGCGCGCCTTACGGCTCGGGCAGGGGTGTGAGCCCCTGTCCCGGGCCATCGCCGGTCGCGGGGCGGAGCGCCGAGGGCCTTCGCTTCTGCATCCGCGTGCAAGGCAGGTACACCTCCGAGGTGAGGATGCGCCGGGCCGCATGCAGGGACATGTAGCCCCGCGCACGGTAGAAGGGCTCTGCGTTGAGGCTGGCATCCAGGCTCATCGCCCGGACATTGGCGTGCCAGGCCAGTGCCTCCAGCGCGGACAGCAGCGCGGAGCCCACGCCCAGCCCCACCGCCTCCGGAGAGACGTAGAGCGCTTCCAGCTCCCCTCGGACCAGGTCGAGTTGCCCGAAGCCCACCAGCTGGTCGTCCTGTTCGGCCACCAGCACCGTCCGGGGCGGATCCGGGGGCAGGTAAGCCTCCGGCCGGAGCAGGCCGACCCAGGTTTTCACTTCATGATCGGAGTAGACGTCCCGGCAGAGCGAGCTGATGGAGCGGGTGTGGAGCCGCCAGAGCGCGAGCCGGTCCCCCGCGGAAGCTGTGCGCAGGCTCAGGCGTGGGGCCATGCGAGGCTCAGGTCACCTTCATGCCCTTGGGGATGACCACCACGCCGCCGGAGGTGACGTGGAAGCGGCGCCGATCCTCTTCCAGGTCATACCCGATGGTCATCCCGGGAGGGATCTCCACGTTCTTGTCGATGATGGCGCGGCGGATGCGGCACCGCCTGCCGATGGTGACGTTCTCGAAGAGGATGCAGTCCTCGACTTCCGAGTAGGAGTTGACGCGCACCTTGGGGGAGAGCACCGAGCGCTTCACGCCGCTGCCCGAGATGATGCAGCCCTCGGACACCAGGGAGTCCATGGCGCGCCCCACGCGGTGGTTGGGCTCGTCGGCGAAGACGAACTTGGCCGGCGGGAGGTTGTTCGGCTGGGTGTAGATGGGCCACCGGTCGTTGTAGAGGTTGAAGATGGGATCCACCTCCACCAGGTCCATGTTGGACTGGTAGTACACGTCGATGTTCCCCACGTCGCGCCAGTAGCCGCGCTCTTTCTCCTCCTGGCCCGCCACCCGGTTCTGGGCGAAGTCGTACACGTAAACAGGGGCGTGCTTGTACAGCTCGCTGATGATGGACTTGCCGAAGTCGTGCGCGCTCGCCTCGTCCGCCGCGTCGCGGACCACCTCCTGCACCAGCACGCCGGTGGAGAACAGGTAGTTGCC
Protein-coding sequences here:
- a CDS encoding GNAT family N-acetyltransferase produces the protein MAPRLSLRTASAGDRLALWRLHTRSISSLCRDVYSDHEVKTWVGLLRPEAYLPPDPPRTVLVAEQDDQLVGFGQLDLVRGELEALYVSPEAVGLGVGSALLSALEALAWHANVRAMSLDASLNAEPFYRARGYMSLHAARRILTSEVYLPCTRMQKRRPSALRPATGDGPGQGLTPLPEP
- a CDS encoding PQQ-binding-like beta-propeller repeat protein gives rise to the protein MLPRACPCTLLWLVLLVTGTAGCQRPAEQRFEFSPHASSRSGLVALEDSVVVGTETGALLRLDRTGRPGWRLKFAQEIASRPVRSGNTVIAGTTGGELVRLETKTAQERWRVTGEPPILTDLVADEASVYVLDSEGAVRAHALDTGQVRWRRPAPKRETPPSQPSLRLPPPVLAEGTLVVAQGDSGLVAFATEDGTPRWRRPMAQVLGLAREAETLYVTTRTGRVAALNALDGTLRWEKQPASLLTSPPTVALGKVWVGAEPTQLLALSPSTGETLSSTDLPAPLVTRLAIWGERLLIPTSGPQGQLLVLNEREMTPLFSLQADTPLRTEPVLLGDQLFVVGLDGRVLSWTLREPKP
- the glgC gene encoding glucose-1-phosphate adenylyltransferase, whose translation is MAKLLAMILAGGAGTRLEPLTRERAKPTVPFGGRYRIIDFVLSNFANSGVYRMKVLTQYKSDSLNNHLSRTWRMTAFLGHYVEAVPAQMRTGLDWYKGSADAIYQNLNIITDEEPDYIFVFGADHVYRMDVREMLSFHVAKKAACTVAAIPVPIEQGREFGIIDVGPDGQMRQFLEKPKNPPPMPGNPKMCLASMGNYLFSTGVLVQEVVRDAADEASAHDFGKSIISELYKHAPVYVYDFAQNRVAGQEEKERGYWRDVGNIDVYYQSNMDLVEVDPIFNLYNDRWPIYTQPNNLPPAKFVFADEPNHRVGRAMDSLVSEGCIISGSGVKRSVLSPKVRVNSYSEVEDCILFENVTIGRRCRIRRAIIDKNVEIPPGMTIGYDLEEDRRRFHVTSGGVVVIPKGMKVT
- the add gene encoding adenosine deaminase — encoded protein: MASIRDDELPNATGIPSAARRTDISPPPALEVTEELLHALPKTDLHCHLDGSMRLKTILELAEQQKVKLLADTEDGLAQAIHMGQVCKSLDEYLVAFDVTLSVLQTAEALYRSAYELAVDAAAENVRYLEVRYSPALHLQKGLKMTTVIDSVLEGLRAAKRETGIKYGVIVCGIRHINPQTSMRLAELSVAYKNRGVIGFDLAGAEASFPAKDHKDAFQLILKNNVNCTAHAGEAFGPESISQAIHYLGAHRIGHGTRLREDGDLLNYVNDHRIPLEVCPTSNVQTGAVTSLAAHPLKFYFDYGLRVTINTDNRLITDTTVTKELWVAHKELGLSLEDLTTILVSGFKSAFLPFREKQDLLRSVNQEIATTLAAFETRPKMVRQPA
- the mltA gene encoding murein transglycosylase A — encoded protein: MRLLPALSWATCLLLLATGCSRAARPPVTRPEEALVPVSHPLELSDDGDAETLRTAIAQSLSWLKAQSAEQRFVFGQRTVTAAEMRSALERLSARITTGLSPAELTRRVLEDFEWMEAAGGEDGTVLFTGYYEPLIEASLSQTGEYTTPIHGPPGDLLEIPLEPFAERFKAERLFGRLDGRRVVPYWTRAEIRGGKLAGQKLELAWAKDAVALFFLEVQGSGILRLPDGTERRVGYAASNGRPYRSIGSLLIQEGTIPREAMSMQALRTWLALNPAQCTRVLDFNESYVFFRFLEGASVGSLGRPVTPGRSIATDARLFPRGALAYIQTDRPVATADGQVTWKPLSRFVLNQDTGGAIRGAGRVDVFWGRGPEAELAAGMMKQKGRLLFLVPRSPQAR
- a CDS encoding SDR family NAD(P)-dependent oxidoreductase — encoded protein: MDLELAGKVVLVTGGSEGLGAAVCARLVREGAHVALCARNAQRLEATAATLRSQGGQVFALPTDVTSPAELERFVEAAHARWGRVDALVNNAGSAAAGPFSTLSDAQWEEDLQLKLFAAVRAARLIVPHLRAVGGGAILNVLSIRAKAPGAQSMPSSVTRAAGMALMKALSKELGPDRIRVNALLVGMIESGQWARRAEASGKSPAELYAQMSRDAGVPLGRIGRAEEFADAAAFLLSSRASYISGTALNVDGGLSPVV
- a CDS encoding sensor histidine kinase, which translates into the protein MIRVRVDQVAAAFGLLVGITMVYVPYEFGARVFQPIYPSIRLLGVAFLVGSAMMIAAMLYSDWPAWFGWLGRALFLAPLAIYWWTASVIFRGLTGGILYPLMSACLIMESLPRWRERPLMPGFLTAVALSFGVLLLLGPSQTSPTLSAGLKQVTLPVALLFLGSGGLLAVGRLRRQPTLDRLAIGVLCALFAILAVILGAASSWTGMELYMVLSLACLLLVFLRRQPQPSGVRWRLFRGMAFASVLPIIAVGALASVLAQKAIERELRGKAQQAVLAEAAWLEQSASMARALVSLQVQDPSLQDWARSREKAALYKRFELLERSSGQFDEVWMLDGRGDVVLSSPKTGPVQGNFSHRDYFQGAKASNQVYLSEPFLNAAGIPAVVFSSQVPAGGQDPSVFVGGVSLLRLGHQATLTSRSYHVEIFDKRDGRLLRETEHGEVLTRAPILSFVKEGALSTDEGILETFDASGQRLLIAHAQVPDTPWTVVVVSRLRQAFAPVTRLSAIVVAVALLAGAIALLLSRWVGQDVAQRLEALRDGFAALKTLSLGQPVPARGDDEVAQLTAGFNEMAARIEQTQKELREAITLRDQFLSMASHELRTPLTPLKATVELLLRQSDENQVLPLERQRSTLERLRRQVDRLTRLVSDMLDMARIQGGRLAMRRASMDLTALAREVADRIQHSSRERSAPIQLELPEGPLLGVWDEQRLDQLLTNLIENAARYSPPDAPIQVCIGSTADRALIEVKDQGIGVPAESLPSLFTPFYRARNAAQHYAGGLGLGLAICREIVERHGGTIQASSAGPGQGTRFSVSLPIDSQDTP